A genome region from Cucumis sativus cultivar 9930 chromosome 4, Cucumber_9930_V3, whole genome shotgun sequence includes the following:
- the LOC101220076 gene encoding pre-mRNA-processing protein 40A isoform X3 has product MANNPQYSGLQPLRPPVVGPMDQGRSFVPPMTAQQFRPAVPGPHSQQFVPLPSPHFQPLGQGVPLMNAGMPPPPPQPQQSQFSQPVAHLPLRPCEPVHGTLPPQTIPLPVAQQNRQYTPELQQAQPLTQPAAIGMPGPGGSGTSLSASYSYGPPQNYNTTIVQPVPQSHAPVVSSGGQLGSLVSVTPLNHSREQPYATSSVTSAANVLLMPSATAASSEWREHTSPDGRRYYYNKKTKISSWEKPFELMTAIERADASTNWKEFTSPEGRKYYYNKMTKESKWIIPEELKLARERVEKSSTLGTEKEPVPLELPSVSTLEAPSTTADTQTTAKELASNALSVAAADLQTDKDASPGAVSSVETNGGVQSPVNIVPSSCAISENDDSAGVVEVTTVEPRNDLNQSSAQDTENLTDGVSAQELEETKKDTSDEKVEFTLEERAIDQDTSAYPNKQEAKNAFKALLESANVGSDWTWDRAMRIIINDKRYGALKTLGERKQAFNEFLGQRKKQEVEERRTKQKKAREEFRKMLEESTELTSSMRWGKAESIFENDERFQAVERDRDRRDLFESFLEELKNKERAKAQEERSRNILEYRKFLESCDFIKASSQWRKVQDRLEVDERCSRLEKIDRLEIFQEYLRDLEKEEEEQRKIQKEELRKAERKNRDEFRKMMEEHIAAGLLTPKIHWRDYCMKVKELPAYLAVAANTSGSTPKDLFEDVAEELQKQYRDDKTRIKDAVKLRKVAISLSWTLDDFKAAISKDIGNPPVPDTNLKLVFDELLERAREKEEREAKKRKRLGDDFFNLLCSFKEISVYSNWEDSKSSFEGSQEYSAIEDEKLCKEIFEEYIAQLKEHTKENENKRKEEKARKEREREERERRKEKHKKGEREKEDHFKKDGVDNENVDVSDTLELKENRRLDKERSKKQRKRRYSDEEYSDEDEAGHDRSKKSQSHKDRKKSRRHGSAHESDGESRHRRHKRDHRNGSYKNLDHEELEDGECGDDGAKL; this is encoded by the exons ATGGCCAATAATCCTCAATATTCAGGTTTGCAG CCCCTTCGGCCTCCTGTTGTTGGTCCCATGGATCAAGGTAGATCATTTGTTCCACCCATGACAGCTCAG CAGTTTCGACCTGCAGTCCCTGGACCTCACTCACAGCAGTTTGTTCCCTTGCCTTCTCCGCATTTTCAGCCTCTTGGCCAGGGTGTTCCCTTGATGAATGCTGGAATGCCCCCTCCGCCTCCTCAACCTCAACAATCCCAGTTTTCTCAGCCAGTGGCTCACTTACCTTTAAGACCTTGTGAGCCAGTTCACGGGACATTACCACCCCAAACAATTCCACTGCCAGTGGCTCAGCAAAACAGGCAATATACTCCTGAATTGCAACAAGCACAGCCTCTCACTCAACCTGCTGCTATTGGGATGCCTGGTCCAGGTGGTTCTGGAACATCTTTATCTGCATCATACAGT TATGGGCCACCTCAAAATTACAATACCACTATTGTTCAACCTGTGCCCCAATCACATGCACCGGTTGTTTCTTCTGGAGGCCAGCTGGGGAGTTTGGTTTCAGTCACACCTCTGAATCACTCAAGAGAACAGCCTTATGCTACCTCCTCTGTAACTTCA GCAGCCAATGTTTTGCTGATGCCTTCTGCTACAGCAGCTTCATCAGAGTGGAGAGAACATACATCTCCTGACGGTAGAAG aTATTATTACAACAAGAAGACCAAAATATCTAGCTGGGAGAAGCCTTTTGAATTGATGACTGCAATAGAG AGGGCAGATGCATCAACCAACTGGAAAGAGTTCACAAGTCCTGAAGGAAGAAA atattattataacaaGATGACCAAAGAATCTAAATGGATAATTCCCGAGGAACTGAAG TTGGCTCGGGAGAGAGTAGAGAAGTCATCTACTCTAGGAACTGAGAAGGAACCTGTTCCTCTTGAACTCCCTTCTGTTTCTACTCTGGAAGCACCATCTACTACTGCTGATACTCAAACTACTGCCAAAGAACTAGCATCTAATGCATTGTCAGTAGCTGCTGCCGATTTACAAACTGATAAGGATGCTTCTCCTGGTGCTGTTTCAAGTGTAGAAACAAATGGTGGAGTTCAGTCACCTGTCAATATAGTTCCTTCTAGTTGTGCTATCTCAGAAAATGACGACTCTGCTGGTGTCGTGGAGGTTACTACTGTAGAACCCAG GAATGATTTGAACCAGTCCTCTGCTCAGGATACTGAGAATTTGACAGATGGTGTTTCTGCCCAAGAACTTGAG GAAACTAAGAAGGATACATCAGATGAGAAAGTTGAATTTACATTGGAAGAGAGAGCTATTGATCAGGACACTTCGGCTTATCCAAATAAGCAG GAAGCTAAAAATGCATTTAAAGCCCTCCTGGAGTCTGCTAATGTTGGTTCTGATTGGACTTGGGATCGG GCCATgagaattataattaatgacAAGAGGTATGGTGCTCTGAAAACACTTGGGGAACGGAAGCAGGCTTTCAATGAG TTCCTTggtcaaagaaaaaaacaggaGGTGGAGGAAAGACGAACCAAACAGAAAAAAGCGCGGGAAGAATTCAGAAAGATGCTGGAA GAGTCAACAGAGCTCACTTCATCTATGAGATGGGG CAAAGCTGagtcaatatttgaaaatgatgagcGATTCCAAGCAGTTGAAAGAGATAGGGACCGACGTGATCTCTTTGAGAGCTTCTTGGAGGAACTCAAGAACAAG GAGCGTGCAAAAGCACAGGAGGAGCGTAGTCGAAACATTCTggaatatagaaaatttttagAATCTTGTGACTTTATCAAG GCTAGTAGCCAGTGGCGTAAAGTACAAGATCGGTTAGAGGTTGATGAAAGATGCTCACGCCTTGAAAAAATTGATCGTTTGGAAATATTCCAG GAATACCTACGTGACTtagaaaaggaagaggaggagCAGAGAAAAATACAGAAG GAAGAATTGAGAAAAGCAGAACGTAAAAACCGTGACGAGTTTCGCAAGATGATGGAAGAACACATTGCTGCTGGGCTTCTTACTCCTAAAATTCATTGGCGTGACTACTGCATGAAG GTTAAAGAGCTACCTGCATATTTGGCTGTTGCTGCAAATACTTCTGGTTCAACTCCAAAAGATTTGTTTGAAGATGTTGCGGAAGAGCTACAAAAACAA TATCGTGATGACAAAACTAGAATAAAAGATGCTGTGAAGCTGAGGAAG GTTGCAATATCATTGTCATGGACACTTGATGACTTTAAAGCTGCCATTTCCAAAGATATCGGGAATCCTCCAGTACCAGACACCAACTTAAAG TTAGTATTTGATGAGTTGCTCGAACGGGCTAGGGAGAAGGAGGAGAGAGAAGCTAAGAAGCGTAAACGTCTTGgggatgatttttttaatcttttatgtTCATTTAAG GAAATATCTGTATATTCCAATTGGGAAGACTCAAAATCCTCTTTTGAAGGAAGCCAAGAATACAG tgCCATTGAGGATGAGAAACTATGTAAGGAAATATTTGAGGAGTACATTGCGCAACTGAAGGaacacacaaaagaaaatgaaaataagcgaaaggaagaaaag GcaagaaaggaaagagagagagaagaaagagagagaaggaaggagaaacacaaaaaaggagaaagagaaaaagaggatCACTTCAAGAAAGATGGAGTAGACAATGAAAATGTTGATGTTTCAGATACCCTCGAATTGAAAGAGAATAGGCGATTGGACAAAGAACGTAGTAAGAAACAAAGGAAGAGGCGATATAGTGATGAGGAATACTCGGATGAAGATGAAGCAGGCCATGATCGATCCAAGAAATCCCAATCACATAAAGACCGGAAGAAGTCTAGGCGG CATGGATCTGCTCATGAGTCAGATGGTGAAAGTAGACATAGAAGGCACAAGAGAGATCATCGAAATGGTTCATATAAGAATTTAGATCACGAGGAGCTTGAAGATGGGGAATGTGGCGACGATGGGGCAA AGTTGTGA